From the genome of Gemmatimonadaceae bacterium:
ACGTGCTCGCCGCGGTGCAACTGGCGTGCGCGATGGCGCTGCTCATCGGCGCCGGCCTGCTCGTCGGGAGCTTCCTGAGGCTCACGGGCATCGACCCCGGCTTCGATGCACGCGGCGTCTTGAGCTTCGAGCTCGTCGTGCCGGGCGACTCCACGGCGCAGCGCAAGCTCGAAGTCGCGGAGACGCTCGTGGCGCGCCTCGAGGCCCATCCGCGCGTGACGAGGGTCGGGTTCGCGGATCTGCCGCCGTTCACGGGATGGATCCGCACTTCGGTGTTGCTGATCCCGGAAGGCAAGACAGGGTTCGAGATGCGCGATGAGATACGCGGCAAGCGGACGCAGACGCGCCAGATGAGCCCGGGCTACCTGCCCGCGTTGGGTGCGCGGCTCGTGGCGGGCGAGTGGCCCGACGAGCGCGCAGGCGCAGCTCCCGCCGTCCTCGTGAGCCGCCCCTACGCCGACGCCTATTTCCCAGACGGCAAGGCCGTCGGCGCCAGCATGACGGTGCTTGGCATAACGGTGCCGGATAGCGTCGTCACGATCGCCGGCGTCGTCGACGACTTCCATCTCCGTAACCTCGAACAGGCCGCCGAGCGCGTGGTGTTCGTCGACCCACGGCAAGCTTTGACGCTGCCGCGGATGTCGGACCGGGACTTCCTGACCGTCGATGTCAGCAGCATCGCGTTCGCAGCGCGAACGACAGGCGATCCCACGTCGATCATCGCGGACCTGCGCGCCATTGCGCGGGACATCGACCCACGCCTCGCGATCGACGCGGCGGTGCCGATGGAACGAGTCGTGTCCGGCCTTACGACGCGCCCGCGTTTCTACGCGGCGATCCTGACGACGTTCGGTGCGATCGCCGGCTTCATCGCCGTCATCGGCCTTTATGGCGTGCTCTCCTACGTGGTCAGCCAGCGGACCAAGGAGCTCGGCCTCCGCATGGCACTCGGCGCGCGGCGCGGGGCCGTGCTCAAGCTGGTGCTGCGCCAGGGTGCCCTGGTCGTCGGCATCGGCGTCGTCTGCGGCATCGCGGGTGCCGCAGCGCTCACGCGCTACCTCGCGGGCATGCTCTACGGCCTGACGGCGCTCGATCCCGCGGTCTACGCGCTCGCCGCCATGGCGTTCACCGCGGCTGCGATGCTCGCGGTATATGTGCCGGCGCGGCGCGCGACCACGATCGATCCGCTATCGGCCTTGCGGTACGAGTGACATCGCGTCGCCGCTGCTAGGCCGATAGCGCGTCGAGCTACGCGTCCGCGCAGTCCGCGCGGCGACTCGCTACACGCGGATCTCGACGGCGCCATCTCTGACCATCTCGTTCTGGCCGTTGTGAGCGGCCCACCGATTCACTCAGTAACTTACGGTCGCCGAGTAGGCCGCATCTCGCTGCTGACGGCCCTTGACTCTCACGTTGCGTAAAGCCCTATCGTTCGCGACGCCTTGGAAAGCGAGGTAGATCTATGCACCAGATTGGAGAGGTCGCGGAGCTGGCGAAAGTGAGCACCCGGCTACTGCGCCATTACGACGAGATCGGACTGCTGGTTCCCTCCGGTCGGAGCGAAGCAGGCTACCGGCTGTACTCGCACGCCGATCTCGAGCGCTTGCAGTCGATCTTGTTCTATCGGGCGCTGGAATTTCCGCTCGACGCCATCGGGCGCCTGATGAAGGGGCCCGGTTTCGACCGGCACGCCGCCCTACTGCATCAACGTGAGTTGCTGCAACAGCAAGCGGCCCGTCTAGGCGACCTGCTTGCATTGATCGACAAGACGCTAGACGACATTGATCCGGAAACGGGACGGGAGAGACATCGGATGAATACCAAAGGAATGTTCGAAGTATTCCCTGACATGAAGCAAGAACACCAAGATGAGGCCCAAGAGCGCTGGGGCAAGACCGAAGCGTGGAAACAGTCCGCTGAACGCTGGAGCAGATACACGAAAACTGACGTGGAGCGCATGAAGTTGGAAATGACGCAGGTGTACGGCCGCCTTGAGAACGTCTTCGCTTCCGGCGCCAGGCCAGATGCGCTCGAAGCGCTCACGGCTATCGAAGCCATGCGCCTGTGGTCCGACAAGTGGTTTTATGACACCTCCAAGGAGTTGCACGTAAAGGGAACGGAATTCGTCAGCAGGGACGAGCGCTTCGTGCGCAGCATCGACAGGAATTGTCCGAGCTTCGCGGCCTGGATCCACCAGGCCACGAGGGCGAACCTGGCAGCCGGTTGAGCTTTAGCGACGTTCGCGCGAAGGAGCGACGCGGCGTATTGTCGCCGATGCGAGGCGAGGCGGTTGGCAATCGAGACCAGGCCGATGCGCCGGCCGCGAGTCTCGCGGAAGAGGGCGTCAGTAGCTAGTCTCACAATTCCACCGCTGGTGCGCGGTGTGGTAGCGTCGGCGAAACAACGGGGGGCCTATGAACCGAGCGATGGCCTGCGCCGCTTCGGCGCTGATCTGTGCGTCCTGCGACGGTCGCTCTCCCGAGCCGTTGGCGTCGAGCCCCGAGGGTCCCGCTTCCGCCGCCGTCCAAGCGGGTTGGCCGGTCCACGGCGGCACGACGAGCGAGCAGCGCTTCTCGCCGCTCGCGCAAATCAACAAGGACACGATCGCGGACTTGAAGCCCGCGTGGTTCGTCGAGCTCGACACGAACCGCGGTCAAGAGGC
Proteins encoded in this window:
- a CDS encoding FtsX-like permease family protein; protein product: IARQVLTESLALSVFAGLLAIAIAFAGVWLVDLTATAYVNPRNGFAPSVLPRLDEIAIDPPVLAFVALLSVVTGVLFGLLPALRLSKYGDRGHTSAAQLSTLVRNSRLGHVLAAVQLACAMALLIGAGLLVGSFLRLTGIDPGFDARGVLSFELVVPGDSTAQRKLEVAETLVARLEAHPRVTRVGFADLPPFTGWIRTSVLLIPEGKTGFEMRDEIRGKRTQTRQMSPGYLPALGARLVAGEWPDERAGAAPAVLVSRPYADAYFPDGKAVGASMTVLGITVPDSVVTIAGVVDDFHLRNLEQAAERVVFVDPRQALTLPRMSDRDFLTVDVSSIAFAARTTGDPTSIIADLRAIARDIDPRLAIDAAVPMERVVSGLTTRPRFYAAILTTFGAIAGFIAVIGLYGVLSYVVSQRTKELGLRMALGARRGAVLKLVLRQGALVVGIGVVCGIAGAAALTRYLAGMLYGLTALDPAVYALAAMAFTAAAMLAVYVPARRATTIDPLSALRYE
- a CDS encoding MerR family transcriptional regulator; this translates as MHQIGEVAELAKVSTRLLRHYDEIGLLVPSGRSEAGYRLYSHADLERLQSILFYRALEFPLDAIGRLMKGPGFDRHAALLHQRELLQQQAARLGDLLALIDKTLDDIDPETGRERHRMNTKGMFEVFPDMKQEHQDEAQERWGKTEAWKQSAERWSRYTKTDVERMKLEMTQVYGRLENVFASGARPDALEALTAIEAMRLWSDKWFYDTSKELHVKGTEFVSRDERFVRSIDRNCPSFAAWIHQATRANLAAG